In Aspergillus fumigatus Af293 chromosome 4, whole genome shotgun sequence, one genomic interval encodes:
- the cafC gene encoding beta-class carbonic anhydrase yields MTNVADIEAANAQYAAAFTKGHLPLPPKRKLAVVTCMDARIDVFSVLGLTEGDAHVIRNAGGRASEALRSLIISQRLLGTEEVVVIHHTDCGMLTFSDEDIRAKIREELGEDASDIKFLPFRDLEASVREDVRFLRGSRLVQGNVTGYVYEVERGRLVRLDVSDI; encoded by the exons ATGACCAACGTAGCAGACATCGAAGCCGCCAACGCGCAGTACGCCGCCGCTTTCACAAAAGGCcatctccctctccctcccaAGCG CAAACTGGCCGTCGTCACCTGCATGGACGCGCGCATCG ACGTCTTCTCCGTCCTCGGCCTCACCGAAGGCGACGCACACGTCATCCGCAACGCAGGCGGCCGAGCCAGCGAAGCGCTCCGCAGTCTGATAATTTCCCAGCGGTTGCTTGGGACGGAGGAAGTGGTTGTCATCCATCAT ACGGACTGCGGGATGCTCACCTtcagcgacgaggatatcAGAGCCAAGATCCGGGAAGAGCTTGGCGAGGATGCGTCGGATATCAAGTTCCTGCCGTTCAGGGATCTGGAGGCGAGTGTGCGGGAGGATGTGAGGTTCTTGCGGGGGAGCAGACTTGTCCAAGGGAATGTGACGGGGTATGTGTATGAGGTGGAGAGGGGGCGCTTAGTCCGGTTGGACGTGAGTGATATATGA
- the ap3 gene encoding putative aspartic-type endopeptidase, whose translation MLDDRILFSAAPSSSDLLSLLLFLLLTVSSAGADCVPSPFSVRVGNVSLTNTQVARGLGISVGTPGWNCGTDWAEAGCMTFRGGLFDKSKSTSVRATSTDSYPTDSSPYPSLEIFSDTLTLTPSINVTRFPIGMPKSGWGEQGYHPQAAIGLGRNSTLLNALVSTGKIASRSWAMFWGRQGATADAQMDGNFVFGGYDRAKASGDNFTQGLVYSNPACGTGMLVTITDISLDWNNGTTRSLYDGSQSAAMSACIVPDYPVLMTIPYDPYFKRFSDITGDSILSYGRSFGINYYGMLYPPGESPYSGDLSISLSSGLKVRIPNDQLVIPNLTIDKTTGAILANASAPELVLNSMQQVNADDLPQLGRQFLSGAYVMVNQDAGQFTLWAAKPTTEEDLVAVNPDNRVYSSFCAPGASNLGDATQSTSTSSPTQSAASNSNIGQSQRVDDASSGLSSGAIAGIVVGGVAGIALVAAGVFFAIIKRRRRRQTIPTPQTAEAFTPKVVDLTPRAPQELPGTLPNGRTTHGILDPRMFQFFHSYRRYPINDVGKLERYRQDGVPGSRTNPQAGDAYITRILNEFSISGLNGVYWFFVNVPEVISLAEFKDASTVLAPPAACRQSHRGSTGSSGGVSALAWDCPW comes from the exons ATGCTGGATGATCGCATATTGTTTTCTGCTGCTCCCTCGAGCTCCGATTTGCTCTcattgcttctcttcctgctTCTCACCGTCTCCTCAGCTGGTGCCGATTGTGTCCCGTCCCCATTCAGTGTGCGAGTTGGCAATGTGTCTCTCACTAACACTCAAGTTGCCCGCGGGCTCGGCATCTCCGTAGGGACACCTG GCTGGAACTGTGGCACGGACTGGGCCGAAGCGGGCTGCATGACCTTTCGCGGAGGGTTGTTCGATAAATCAAAGTCAACTTCTGTGCGAGCGACCTCTACAGACTCTTATCCGACAGACAGTTCGCCGTATCCCTCTCTAGAAATATTCAGTGACACCTTAACCCTCACACCGAGCATCAATGTCACCAGATTTCCCATTGGAATGCCGAAGTCAGGCTGGGGAGAGCAAGGATACCATCCGCAGGCGGCCATAGGACTCGGCCGCAACTCCACCTTGTTGAATGCTCTCGTCAGCACTGGCAAAATCGCCTCAAGATCATGGGCCATGTTTTGGGGCCGTCAAGGTGCGACAGCAGACGCGCAGATGGACGGCAATTTTGTGTTTGGTGGCTACGACCGCGCCAAGGCATCTGGGGACAACTTCACCCAAGGCTTGGTCTATTCTAACCCTGCATGCGGCACTGGCATGCTGGTAACCATCACAGACATTTCATTGGACTGGAATAATGGTACGACTAGGAGTCTTTATGACGGGAGCCAGTCGGCTGCCATGTCCGCATGCATCGTTCCGGATTACCCTGTTCTGATGACCATCCCTTACGATCCATATTTCAAACGATTCTCGGATATCACGGGGGACAGCATTTTATCATATGGCCGCTCATTTGGCATCAATTATTATGGGATGCTATATCCTCCAGGTGAAAGCCC ATATTCTGGCGACCTGTCAATCAGCCTTAGCTCAGGGTTGAAAGTGCGCATTCCCAACGATCAGCTCGTCATCCCGAACCTCACAATCGACAAGACTACTGGAGCGATTTTGGCCAACGCGTCCGCTCCCGAGCTTGTACTCAACTCCATGCAACAAGTAAACGCCGACGATTTGCCCCAGCTAGGCCGCCAATTCCTCAGTGGTGCCTACGTCATGGTCAACCAAGACGCCGGCCAGTTTACCCTGTGGGCAGCCAAGCCCACAACCGAGGAGGATCTTGTTGCTGTCAATCCGGACAATCGCGTGTACAGCTCCTTTTGCGCGCCAGGAGCGTCCAATCTAGGCGATGCTACCCAATCCACCAGCACCTCAAGTCCCACGCAATCGGCCGCCTCTAATAGCAACATTGGACAGTCTCAAAGAGTGGATGATGCAAGCAGCGGACTATCCTCCGGAGCGATCGCAGGAATTGTAGTGGGGGGAGTGGCTGGTATAGCCTTGGTCGCTGCTGGTGTATTCTTCGCAATTatcaaaagaagaagaagaaggcagacGATACCTACACCTCAAACTGCGGAGGCCTTCACCCCAAAGGTGGTTGACCTGACACCGCGTGCGCCGCAGGAGCTCCCCGGAACCTTGCCAAATGGAAGAA CAACACACGGCATACTGGACCCTAGAATGTTTCAGTTCTTTCACAGCTACAGGCGATACCCCATCAACGACGTTGGAAAGCTCGAGCGATACCGCCAGGACG GAGTTCCGGGATCGAGAACGAATCCGCAAGCTGGGGACGCATACATCACCCGCATACTAAACGAATTTTCCATTTCCGGGCTCAATGGAGTTTATTGGTTTTTCGTCAATGTACCGGAAGTGATCAGTCTAGCTGAATTTAAAGATGCTTCGACTGTTTTGGCTCCTCCAGCGGCCTGTCGCCAGAGCCATCGCGGCTCAACTGGCTCAAGCGGTGGCGTTTCTGCACTCGCATGGGATTGCCCATGGTGA
- a CDS encoding ATP synthase subunit C family protein, translating to MASSRVFASRLASQMAATTKVARPAARLQLAPKRTFTTQRKTALPMTPFQTIKRQQPSLIQANARQVFANVQSRRQYSSEIADAMVQVSQNMGMGSAAIGLGGAGIGIGLVFGALLLGVSRNPALRGQLFSYAILGFAFVEAIGLFDLMVAMMCKYV from the coding sequence ATGGCCTCCTCTCGTGTCTTTGCCTCTCGCCTGGCCTCCCAGATGGCCGCAACCACCAAGGTTGCTCGTCCTGCCGCTCGTCTCCAGCTGGCTCCTAAGCGGACCTTCACCACCCAGCGCAAGACCGCTCTCCCCATGACCCCCTTCCAGACCATCAAGCGTCAGCAGCCcagcctcatccaggccaaCGCTCGCCAGGTCTTCGCCAACGTCCAGTCCCGCCGCCAGTACTCCTCTGAAATCGCCGACGCCATGGTCCAGGTCTCCCAGAACATGGGTATGGGCTCTGCCGCCATCGGTCTCGGTGGTGCCGGTATCGGTATCGGTCTCGTCTTCGGtgccctcctcctcggtgtcTCCCGCAACCCTGCTCTGCGTGGTCAGCTCTTCTCCTACGCCATTCTGGGTTTCGCTTTCGTCGAAGCCATTGGTCTGTTCGACCTGATGGTTGCCATGATGTGCAAGTACGTCTAA
- a CDS encoding DUF563 domain protein, protein MSWLSLSSQRRVVRLSATVIGVLFVLFLLHVTLTRTQFQYSPLPSSAPGPGRNDSDTKGHLPNVEQASSLPADYLAVAEEPSFCADRFGVTYLEKLRDSRTEYCTPNSPSGLTCFHSQTASGSRIDTFCFGRGAVYDPAQRLFIMDCQLRDLDGENVPTFGKFSNYWYDTGPGIVFQKAVSLQGKLNHTVPPIVSNHTILIQREGAGNVWHSLMEIFSMTMTFDVLRMTAGPNPHRPLFSIGDIENTQVVILDEIEEGPYFDLWKIFAQRPLLRINDLHPTNEFENLIVPLAGGSNPLWQGDWEIHSCEDSALVRTFSRRILSHFHVEFRRPRQGPQIVVTFIDRTGSRKLINQKDYFNTVKKQFPHITVQMIDFASIPFQEQLRIAQGSDILVGVHGAGLTHGIFLPSGSVMVEILPPGLNHKGFRNLASLLGHLYFSAHATKPAKTVKRDDWHNNDVYLEHEKFMELMNVAIKALYNRGERNYDVT, encoded by the coding sequence ATGTCCTGGTTAAGCCTCAGTTCCCAGCGTCGGGTCGTGCGGCTATCTGCCACTGTAATTGGCGtgctttttgttcttttcctcttACATGTGACCCTCACAAGGACACAGTTTCAGTATTCTCCGCTGCCATCTTCCGCTCCTGGCCCTGGTCGAAATGATTCCGATACAAAGGGCCATCTCCCAAACGTAGAACAGGCGTCTTCTCTGCCTGCCGACTATTTGGCGGTGGCCGAGGAGCCATCTTTCTGCGCAGATCGATTCGGCGTCACATATCTGGAGAAATTGCGCGACTCGAGAACCGAGTACTGCACTCCAAACTCGCCTTCAGGCTTGACCTGCTTCCACAGTCAAACAGCGTCGGGCTCGCGCATCGACACGTTCTGCTTCGGGCGCGGAGCTGTATACGATCCTGCTCAGCGACTATTTATCATGGACTGTCAACTGCGAGATTTAGATGGCGAGAACGTACCCACCTTCGGAAAATTTAGCAATTATTGGTACGACACAGGCCCTGGGATCGTGTTCCAAAAGGCAGTCTCCCTCCAGGGCAAGCTCAACCATACCGTTCCTCCCATAGTTTCAAACCACACGATCCTGATTCAGCGAGAAGGCGCGGGGAATGTCTGGCATTCTCTCATGGAGATCTTTtccatgaccatgacctTCGATGTTCTGCGCATGACTGCGGGCCCCAACCCGCACCGGCCGCTTTTCAGTATTGGAGACATTGAAAACACACAGGTTGTCATcctggatgagatcgaaGAAGGACCCTACTTTGACCTGTGGAAGATTTTCGCTCAGCGGCCGCTACTCCGAATCAATGATCTGCATCCGACCAATGAGTTCGAGAACCTGATTGTACCTCTGGCGGGCGGATCCAACCCCCTCTGGCAGGGTGATTGGGAGATCCATTCATGCGAAGACTCTGCACTGGTCCGTACCTTTTCCAGACGGATCCTCTCTCACTTCCATGTGGAATTTCGGCGACCCCGACAGGGCCCGCAGATCGTGGTGACTTTTATCGACCGGACGGGAAGCCGAAAGCTGATCAATCAGAAGGACTACTTCAACACAGTCAAAAAGCAATTTCCCCATATCACCGTTCAGATGATTGACTTTGCCAGCATTCCATTCCAGGAGCAGCTGAGGATTGCCCAGGGATCTGACATATTGGTGGGCGTGCACGGCGCCGGTCTCACGCacggcatcttcctcccaTCCGGCTCTGTGATGGTCGAGATACTTCCGCCGGGTCTGAATCACAAGGGCTTTCGCAACCTTGCTTCGCTACTTGGGCATTTGTATTTCAGCGCTCACGCAACGAAGCCGGCTAAAACTGTGAAGCGCGACGACTGGCATAACAATGATGTTTATCTCGAGCATGAAAAGTTCATGGAATTAATGAATGTTGCCATCAAGGCTTTGTATAATAGAGGAGAGCGGAACTACGATGTGACCTGA
- a CDS encoding putative malic acid transport protein, giving the protein MPAPPAYPPARALFNFSPQWFVMPQGTAIISVILHQLHYQFGALRILAKIVWIYTIVLLAMTLFLYILRLIRYPREVCDELRHNLIETSCLASIVITYTTIVQMVALQYGSTHGVAIGVYVLWWIAAFLSTLAVIGIPFVQLKVQPSSFERIPPAILLPVIAALTCAAGGGVICTSTALSPRLQVPVIIVAYLLVGAGISLALGFDAVILFQHFSDQQPSPQKVWQDMILCGPFGQGGFALQILGGAVQKSFPAYARGTLLRAQAAGPIAAVSQFAGLLSWGFATFWWCFAILSILHTLAAQPGGFKSTTFSLGAWSLVFPWGVYTNCAVQLGKIMDSPAFDVWSTALLLLLVIIAIVNTLFTIKGIITGEVLGLEHGWRKEAYQDDKEA; this is encoded by the exons AtgccagctcctccagcatACCCTCCAGCCCGTGCGCTGTTCAACTTCTCCCCGCAATGGTTCGTCATGCCCCAAGGGACCGCCATCATCTCGGTCATCCTGCACCAACTGCACTACCAGTTCGGCGCATTGCGTATCCTAGCCAAGATCGTCTGGATTTATACCATCGTGCTTCTCGCCATGACGCTCTTCCTGTACATCCTGCGCCTCATCCGATACCCAAGAGAAGTCTGCGATGAACTGCGCCATAACCTCATCGAGACCTCCTGCCTCGCgagcatcgtcatcacctACACCACGATCGTCCAGATGGTCGCCCTGCAGTACGGCAGCACCCACGGCGTCGCAATAGGCGTCTACGTCCTCTGGTGGATCGCCGCCTTCCTGTCCACCCTCGCCGTCATCGGCATCCCCTTCGTCCAGCTCAAAGTCCAACCCAGCAGCTTCGAGCGCATCCCCCCCGCCATTTTACTCCCCGTCATTGCCGCCCTCACCTGCGCCGCAGGCGGCGGCGTCATCTGCACTTCTACCGCGCTCAGCCCCCGCCTCCAGGTCcccgtcatcatcgtcgcatacctcctcgtcggcgcGGGCATATCCCTCGCCCTCGGCTTCGACgccgtcatcctcttccagcaCTTCTCCGATCAGCAGCCCTCTCCGCAGAAGGTATGGCAGGATATGATCCTCTGCGGGCCCTTTGGACAGGGCGGCTTCGCGCTGCAGATTCTGGGAGGTGCGGTGCAGAAGAGTTTCCCGGCATATGCGCGGGGGACGCTGCTGCGCGCACAGGCGGCTGGCCCGATTGCCGCGGTAAGCCAATTCGCGGGACTCCTGTCGTGGGGGTTTGCGACGTTTTGGTGGTGTTTTGCGATTCTTAGCATTTTGCATACGTTGGCGGCGCAGCCGGGGGGGTTCAAGAGTACGACGTTTAGTCTGGGGGCGTGGTCGTTGGTTTTTCCTTGG GGGGTGTATACGAACTGCGCGGTGCAGTTGGGGAAGATTATGGATTCGCCTGCGTTTGATGTGTGGTCGACGgcgctgctgttgctgctggtgatcaTTGCGATTGTGAATACGCTGTTTACCATCAAGGGGATCATCACCGGGGAGGTGTTGGGATTGGAGCACGGGTGGAGGAAGGAAGCATAtcaggatgacaaggagGCTTGA